One region of Mycolicibacterium rhodesiae NBB3 genomic DNA includes:
- a CDS encoding methyltransferase family protein gives MGAYTAFLVALFTEMYGIPLTVYLLGSWLGSRFPLLRDTHAGGHLWNDLIGWTGDPHLSPFHLASYVAIGAGFWLIAAGWRHLHEAARADRLATTGPYAWVRHPQYDGFLLVMMGFLLQWPTIPTLIMFPVLVYIYARLARTEERAVADRFGQQWNEYAARTSAFVPHIRSLTRKPPHTPLVQR, from the coding sequence ATGGGTGCATACACCGCCTTCTTGGTGGCGCTGTTCACCGAAATGTATGGCATCCCGTTAACCGTGTATCTGCTCGGGAGCTGGCTTGGATCACGGTTCCCGCTGCTGCGCGACACCCACGCCGGCGGGCACCTGTGGAATGACCTGATCGGTTGGACCGGCGACCCACATCTAAGCCCCTTCCATCTCGCCAGCTATGTGGCAATCGGCGCGGGCTTCTGGCTCATCGCAGCCGGCTGGCGGCATCTGCACGAGGCGGCCCGGGCCGATCGGCTCGCCACCACCGGACCGTATGCTTGGGTACGGCATCCGCAATACGACGGCTTTCTGCTGGTGATGATGGGCTTCTTGTTGCAGTGGCCGACAATCCCCACCCTGATCATGTTCCCCGTGCTCGTCTATATCTACGCGCGACTGGCTCGCACCGAAGAACGCGCGGTAGCGGACCGATTCGGCCAGCAGTGGAACGAATACGCAGCGCGAACCTCGGCATTCGTGCCCCACATCCGCTCGCTCACACGTAAACCGCCCCATACGCCTCTCGTTCAGCGGTGA
- a CDS encoding Gfo/Idh/MocA family protein: MTGNAASALRIGILGAACIAPMALIKPAKRNDEVVVAAVAARDVSRARAFAAKHGIARVHASYETLIADADLDAIYNPLPNSLHGRWTRAALASGKHVLCEKPFTANAAEASEIAELAAKSGRVVMEAFHYYYHPLAARIRQIIASDELGKLERVEATLCYPLPKFSDIRYNYSLAGGATMDAGCYAVHMARTFGGATPEVVSAQAKLQDRQIDRAMTAEFAGGHTGRVHCSMWSSDLLQISAKVVGDQGELRVLNPVMPQFFHRLSVRSADGTRVERFSRRASYAYQLDAFAAAVLRGEPVTTTSEDAVENMTVIDAIYRAAGLPLREPS, from the coding sequence GTGACGGGAAATGCGGCCTCCGCGCTGCGGATTGGCATCCTGGGCGCAGCGTGTATCGCACCGATGGCGCTCATCAAGCCAGCCAAACGAAACGACGAGGTCGTGGTCGCCGCTGTGGCGGCGCGCGACGTCTCGCGTGCCCGGGCCTTTGCCGCCAAACACGGCATCGCCCGGGTCCACGCAAGCTACGAGACACTGATCGCCGACGCGGACCTCGACGCAATCTACAACCCGCTGCCGAACAGCTTGCACGGCCGGTGGACCCGCGCCGCACTGGCCAGCGGCAAGCACGTGCTGTGCGAAAAGCCGTTCACCGCCAACGCCGCCGAAGCCAGTGAGATCGCCGAACTCGCCGCGAAGTCCGGCCGGGTCGTGATGGAGGCGTTCCATTACTACTACCACCCGCTGGCTGCGCGAATTAGGCAGATCATTGCCTCGGACGAATTGGGGAAGCTTGAGCGGGTGGAGGCGACCTTGTGCTACCCGCTACCGAAGTTCTCCGACATCCGCTACAACTACTCGCTCGCCGGCGGCGCGACGATGGACGCCGGGTGCTATGCGGTCCATATGGCCCGCACGTTCGGCGGTGCAACTCCGGAAGTTGTTTCGGCGCAGGCGAAACTGCAGGATCGGCAGATCGACCGGGCCATGACGGCCGAGTTTGCCGGCGGGCACACCGGCCGGGTCCACTGCTCGATGTGGTCGTCGGATCTGCTGCAGATCAGCGCGAAGGTGGTTGGCGACCAGGGCGAGTTGCGCGTGCTCAATCCGGTAATGCCCCAGTTCTTTCACCGGCTCTCCGTCCGATCAGCCGACGGCACGCGGGTGGAGCGTTTCTCGCGCCGCGCGTCCTACGCATATCAGCTCGACGCTTTCGCCGCGGCAGTGCTGCGCGGCGAACCGGTGACCACGACGTCCGAAGACGCGGTCGAGAACATGACCGTCATCGATGCGATCTATCGCGCCGCTGGCCTCCCACTCCGCGAACCCAGCTGA